In Lacrimispora indolis DSM 755, a genomic segment contains:
- a CDS encoding ABC transporter substrate-binding protein — MKLTKRIVALTLAAVMTAGMTAGCGGSKKTEVPAETTTQSGETTAAESKETEASVSADIEEGGKLVIAIPQVHNTFFMPQSTTTSDRFGAQPVIESLGRADEEGNYYPWLAEEFYADPDNLTFSIKLREGVKFHDGSDCDAEAVAWNLQKYIDNGKASELGSPKEITVVDDRRIEIQYEKWANDWDNVIGDVFIISKEAYEKNGEEWCKTHTVGTGPFILESFIVDNKITYTKNDNYRIAGLPHIDELEIDMVMDTNTLMSALLNKEVSVAMKFENDAIINAVKQAGFESIGRKNANCADIKHIIWNSKSDKHPMGDLKVRQAIMHAIEWEQVAKALSGGLGEATPLFCTSDSWAYSPVDFYEYNLDLAKQMLSEAGYPNGFETTIYTKSQDNDTATAFQAILAQIGIKAAIETLDSSALAAIQKEDDIDGFIANRGASKMDFTNNYIRLYSSEGIKNHGIMLRPAEFEEPLFAARAAVTIEEKKENLQKAAKALVADYVMITPMAVIYYESFAVPGVKDSGIYDVSLEQWTPEAVHWTK, encoded by the coding sequence ATGAAATTAACAAAGAGAATTGTGGCGCTGACACTGGCAGCGGTCATGACGGCAGGTATGACCGCCGGATGCGGAGGAAGTAAGAAAACCGAAGTTCCTGCTGAAACCACCACCCAGAGCGGTGAGACCACGGCAGCAGAATCCAAAGAAACCGAAGCTTCTGTCTCCGCGGATATTGAGGAAGGAGGAAAACTGGTGATCGCTATTCCCCAGGTCCATAATACCTTCTTTATGCCTCAGTCAACAACCACAAGTGACCGTTTCGGCGCACAGCCAGTCATTGAATCACTGGGGCGGGCTGATGAGGAAGGCAATTATTATCCATGGCTGGCAGAAGAGTTTTATGCGGACCCTGATAATCTCACATTCAGCATTAAGCTGAGAGAAGGCGTGAAATTCCACGACGGATCGGATTGTGATGCGGAAGCGGTGGCCTGGAACCTTCAGAAGTATATTGATAATGGCAAGGCCAGTGAATTGGGATCCCCAAAGGAAATCACGGTAGTTGATGACAGGCGTATTGAAATTCAGTATGAGAAATGGGCAAATGACTGGGACAATGTCATAGGAGATGTGTTTATTATCTCAAAAGAGGCGTATGAGAAGAATGGAGAAGAGTGGTGCAAGACTCATACGGTTGGAACGGGACCCTTCATTCTGGAATCTTTTATTGTTGACAATAAGATTACATACACCAAAAACGATAACTATAGAATTGCAGGGCTTCCCCATATCGATGAGCTGGAGATCGATATGGTTATGGATACCAATACTTTAATGTCGGCTCTTCTGAATAAAGAAGTCAGCGTGGCAATGAAGTTTGAAAATGATGCAATTATCAATGCCGTGAAACAGGCCGGATTTGAAAGCATTGGAAGGAAAAATGCAAACTGTGCGGATATCAAGCACATTATCTGGAACAGCAAAAGCGACAAGCATCCAATGGGAGATTTAAAGGTCCGGCAGGCAATTATGCATGCCATTGAGTGGGAGCAGGTAGCCAAAGCCTTATCCGGCGGTTTAGGAGAGGCGACACCGCTGTTTTGTACCTCTGATTCCTGGGCTTATTCACCGGTGGATTTTTATGAGTATAACCTTGATTTAGCAAAGCAGATGCTTTCAGAAGCCGGATATCCAAACGGATTTGAGACAACCATTTATACTAAGTCCCAGGACAATGACACAGCGACTGCATTTCAGGCCATATTGGCTCAGATCGGAATCAAGGCAGCAATAGAAACGCTGGACAGCTCTGCTCTGGCAGCGATTCAGAAGGAAGATGACATCGATGGATTTATTGCAAACCGCGGAGCCAGCAAGATGGATTTCACCAACAACTATATCCGTCTGTATTCCTCAGAAGGAATTAAAAATCATGGCATTATGCTTCGTCCGGCAGAATTTGAAGAACCTCTGTTTGCAGCACGGGCAGCTGTAACGATCGAAGAAAAGAAAGAAAATCTTCAGAAGGCGGCTAAAGCGCTTGTAGCGGATTATGTGATGATTACTCCAATGGCGGTTATTTATTATGAATCATTTGCCGTTCCGGGAGTGAAAGACAGTGGGATTTATGATGTAAGTCTGGAACAGTGGACACCGGAAGCCGTTCACTGGACCAAATAG
- a CDS encoding mannonate dehydratase gives MLGDKIKVQSKVVSDYTDEQLRFIKQMGINYVYVIFTDEHTNYDSVMSFMERLHKFGLTATDAGNVHLYKSDAIHLGLPGRDEAIKAYNDFNRVLGKAGIPVGYMTWEPNQVLTTRFGVGEHTRGSIGRIVDLEELKTRPYSHGRLYSKEEMWENFKYFLDRVLPVCEEANIKIALHPNDPPVDCLLGISNLITSAEDYKHAFELAGNSPYLGMKMCLGCWLEGGEAFGNVMEDIKYFVENQKVLLVHFRNVSATMPYFEETLLEDGYMDMYEVMKQLVRYDYDGSIHVDHVPVWGEGVGGENSSWAYSTGYMKALLRCASAELNKSCR, from the coding sequence ATGCTGGGAGATAAGATAAAGGTGCAGTCCAAGGTTGTATCAGATTATACGGATGAACAGTTACGGTTCATTAAACAGATGGGCATAAACTATGTATACGTTATTTTTACGGATGAACATACCAATTATGATTCGGTCATGTCATTTATGGAACGGCTTCACAAATTCGGCTTAACGGCAACGGATGCAGGAAATGTACATTTGTATAAGAGCGATGCGATCCATTTGGGATTGCCGGGACGGGATGAGGCCATTAAGGCGTATAATGATTTCAACCGCGTTTTAGGAAAAGCAGGGATTCCGGTGGGATACATGACGTGGGAACCGAACCAGGTATTGACTACCAGGTTTGGGGTGGGCGAGCATACAAGAGGAAGCATCGGACGTATCGTGGATCTTGAGGAACTGAAGACCCGGCCTTATTCCCATGGCAGACTTTATTCCAAAGAAGAAATGTGGGAAAATTTTAAATATTTCCTGGACAGGGTCCTGCCGGTATGTGAAGAAGCCAATATAAAGATCGCTCTTCATCCAAATGATCCTCCCGTAGATTGCCTCCTTGGAATCTCCAACTTAATCACTTCTGCCGAGGATTACAAACATGCCTTTGAACTGGCAGGAAACAGCCCCTATCTGGGCATGAAGATGTGTCTGGGATGCTGGCTGGAAGGCGGGGAAGCCTTTGGAAATGTCATGGAAGATATCAAGTATTTTGTAGAAAACCAAAAGGTGCTTTTGGTACACTTTAGAAATGTCAGTGCTACTATGCCTTATTTTGAGGAGACCCTTCTGGAAGACGGATACATGGATATGTATGAAGTGATGAAGCAGCTGGTGCGTTATGATTATGACGGTTCCATTCACGTGGACCATGTGCCGGTATGGGGAGAGGGCGTAGGCGGAGAAAACTCTTCCTGGGCCTACAGCACCGGATACATGAAAGCTCTTTTAAGGTGTGCGTCGGCAGAATTAAATAAATCGTGCAGGTAA
- a CDS encoding alginate lyase family protein, producing MIQYEKKYKIVPDWPNKEWLMEKAQAAMKAPALHITDVQSPRSEGGPHDYYSNGDYWWPDPDSPDGLPYIQKDGQTNPGNFNSHRIIMRQMRTNVVFLASAYCLTGKEAYAEKAVQHLKEFFLDEETYMAPHLSYAQAILGICSGRGIGIIDTLHLVDVVFAVEKLKGSHSMKIEIYIGLKKWFAKYLGWMLTDSNGIQEMNKDNNHGVCFFVQAAAFALFTDNERIADFCRDYYKRQLLRQEAEDGSFPRELGRTKPYNYSIFVVDNMVSLCHLLSKPDDDLWEYVSEDGKSIKNALDFITPYILDKESWPYPPDVMHFDAFPARAGFMMLAGCSLGRKELLELYDRLPAESTDEEARRNIATRQPMLWM from the coding sequence ATGATACAATATGAGAAGAAATACAAGATTGTTCCTGACTGGCCCAATAAGGAATGGTTAATGGAAAAAGCGCAGGCGGCCATGAAGGCTCCTGCGCTCCATATCACTGACGTACAGAGCCCCAGAAGCGAAGGGGGTCCTCATGATTATTATTCCAATGGGGATTACTGGTGGCCGGATCCCGATTCCCCGGACGGGCTGCCTTATATTCAGAAAGACGGACAGACAAACCCCGGTAATTTTAACAGCCACAGGATCATTATGCGTCAGATGAGGACCAATGTGGTGTTCCTTGCCTCGGCTTACTGCCTTACGGGAAAAGAGGCCTATGCAGAAAAGGCGGTACAGCACTTAAAGGAATTTTTCCTGGATGAAGAAACATATATGGCGCCCCATTTATCTTATGCCCAGGCGATCCTTGGCATCTGCTCCGGAAGGGGGATCGGTATCATTGATACTCTTCATCTGGTAGATGTGGTATTTGCGGTGGAGAAGTTAAAAGGGTCCCATTCCATGAAGATTGAGATATATATTGGCTTAAAGAAATGGTTTGCTAAATATCTGGGGTGGATGCTGACCGACAGCAACGGGATCCAGGAAATGAACAAGGATAATAACCATGGTGTCTGCTTCTTTGTTCAGGCCGCAGCATTTGCCTTATTTACTGATAATGAGCGGATAGCAGATTTTTGCAGGGATTACTATAAGAGGCAGCTTTTAAGGCAGGAGGCGGAGGATGGTTCTTTTCCGAGAGAGCTGGGGCGTACAAAGCCCTATAATTACTCCATCTTTGTTGTGGACAATATGGTGTCCTTATGCCATCTGCTGTCTAAGCCGGATGATGATTTGTGGGAATATGTATCAGAGGACGGAAAGAGCATAAAAAATGCCCTGGATTTTATTACTCCTTATATACTGGATAAGGAATCCTGGCCTTATCCGCCGGATGTGATGCATTTTGATGCATTTCCTGCCAGGGCAGGCTTTATGATGCTGGCAGGGTGTTCGCTGGGCAGAAAAGAGCTTCTGGAGCTGTATGACCGGCTTCCGGCCGAATCTACGGATGAAGAAGCCAGACGCAACATTGCCACACGTCAGCCCATGCTGTGGATGTGA